One genomic region from Conexibacter woesei DSM 14684 encodes:
- a CDS encoding AMP-dependent synthetase/ligase has protein sequence MEGSTIPAATPQAVDAATLGEALRRTAAAHPDLVAVRTLDDALSLTWSELRARVDALAGGLARLGVGRGDNVALMLSNRPEFHLADLAVVTLGAAPFSIYLTSSPEQIRYVVADAEARVAVVEQAFLGRLLEARRELPLLAHVIVVDGTADAGEGLLALADVEGSDPSFDVDAALAAVEPGDVATLIYTSGTTGPPKGVELSHHSIFGAVRCVQEVIQLDPGARVISWLPAAHIAERAAHHYIPVVYAATITTSPDPRAIVATLPQVRPNWFFAVPRIWEKLKAGLEAMLSAQPEEQRARVEAALEAAKQRVRLRQQGAEVPAELEAAVAAADEAVFSGLRAMLGLDQVVTVNVGAAPTPPEVIEFFHALGIELAELWGMSETCGAGTVNRPGAVRIGTVGPAAPGVEVRLAEDGELLMRGSCVMRGYRNRPDLTAEVLDGDGWLRTGDVAEIDADGYVKIVDRKKELIISSAGKNMSPANIEATLKTSSPLIGQACVIGDARPYNTALVVLDSDFAPAWARQQGLAAAESGDLAALAGELAVQAAVQAGVDAANERLSRVEQIKRFTIVRGDWLPGGDELTPTMKLKRRPISDKYQAEIEQMYAGH, from the coding sequence ATGGAAGGCAGCACGATCCCGGCCGCGACGCCGCAGGCGGTCGATGCAGCGACGCTCGGGGAGGCCCTGCGTCGCACCGCGGCCGCCCATCCCGACCTCGTAGCCGTCCGCACGCTCGACGACGCGCTCTCGCTGACGTGGTCGGAGCTGCGCGCCCGCGTCGACGCGCTCGCCGGCGGCCTCGCCCGGCTCGGCGTCGGGCGCGGCGACAACGTCGCGCTGATGCTCTCCAACCGCCCCGAGTTCCACCTCGCCGACCTCGCGGTCGTGACGCTCGGCGCGGCGCCGTTCTCGATCTATCTGACCTCCTCGCCGGAGCAGATCCGCTACGTCGTCGCCGACGCGGAGGCGCGCGTGGCGGTCGTCGAGCAGGCGTTCCTCGGGCGGCTGCTGGAGGCGCGCAGAGAGCTGCCGCTGCTGGCGCACGTGATCGTCGTCGACGGCACGGCAGACGCGGGAGAGGGGCTGCTGGCGCTCGCCGACGTCGAGGGCTCCGACCCGTCGTTCGACGTCGACGCGGCGCTCGCCGCGGTCGAGCCCGGCGACGTCGCGACGCTGATCTACACGTCCGGCACGACCGGCCCGCCGAAGGGCGTCGAGCTGTCGCACCACAGCATCTTCGGCGCGGTCCGCTGCGTGCAGGAGGTGATCCAGCTGGATCCTGGCGCGCGCGTGATCTCATGGCTGCCGGCCGCGCACATCGCCGAGCGCGCCGCGCACCACTACATTCCGGTCGTCTACGCCGCGACGATCACGACCTCGCCCGACCCGAGAGCGATCGTCGCGACGCTGCCGCAGGTCAGACCGAACTGGTTCTTCGCCGTCCCGCGCATCTGGGAGAAGCTGAAGGCGGGGCTGGAGGCGATGCTCTCCGCACAGCCGGAGGAGCAGCGCGCCAGAGTCGAGGCAGCGCTGGAGGCGGCCAAGCAGCGGGTGCGACTGCGCCAGCAGGGTGCCGAGGTGCCGGCCGAGCTGGAGGCCGCCGTCGCCGCCGCCGACGAGGCGGTCTTCTCCGGCCTGCGCGCGATGCTCGGCCTCGACCAGGTCGTCACGGTCAACGTCGGCGCGGCGCCGACGCCGCCGGAGGTGATCGAGTTCTTCCACGCGCTCGGGATCGAGCTGGCCGAGCTGTGGGGGATGTCGGAGACGTGCGGCGCAGGGACCGTCAACCGCCCCGGCGCGGTGCGGATTGGCACCGTCGGCCCAGCCGCCCCGGGCGTCGAGGTGAGACTCGCCGAGGACGGCGAGCTGCTGATGCGCGGCTCGTGCGTGATGCGCGGGTACCGCAACCGGCCCGACCTGACGGCCGAGGTGCTCGACGGCGACGGCTGGCTGCGGACCGGCGACGTCGCGGAGATAGACGCCGACGGCTACGTCAAGATCGTCGACCGCAAGAAGGAGCTGATCATCAGCTCCGCCGGCAAGAACATGTCGCCCGCGAACATCGAGGCGACGCTGAAGACCTCCTCGCCGCTGATCGGCCAGGCGTGCGTGATCGGTGACGCGCGCCCGTACAACACGGCGCTCGTCGTGCTCGACTCCGACTTCGCGCCGGCGTGGGCGAGACAGCAGGGGCTGGCAGCGGCTGAGAGCGGCGACCTCGCCGCGCTGGCCGGGGAGCTGGCCGTGCAGGCGGCGGTCCAGGCCGGCGTCGACGCCGCCAACGAGCGGCTGTCACGCGTCGAGCAGATAAAGCGGTTCACGATCGTCCGCGGCGACTGGCTGCCCGGCGGCGACGAGCTGACGCCGACGATGAAGCTCAAGCGCCGGCCGATCTCCGACAAGTACCAGGCCGAGATCGAGCAGATGTACGCCGGGCACTAG
- a CDS encoding M50 family metallopeptidase, protein MIPILLAFLGFCALIVLHELGHFTAAKAVGMRVEKFSLFFGRPLAKVQKGETEYAVGWIPAGGYVRITGMNPTEEIPEEIAHRAYYRMPVWKRIVVISAGPAVNIVVAFLIIWALLLANGRVTNDYVVSPEGLGPPAAQYLQPDDRIVSVDGVRGDPAAIARQVATHRCAGVQVDGCEAQTAATVVVERDGRLRTFEITPRYDGARGIERTRLGFSYGYGSADVNPAQAADLSVTNMWDVTRLTVTTFSKIFQEREREQLSGVVGTSETLRQGFEFSTTRALGILALISLSLAIINLFPFLPLDGGHIFWAVVEKVRGGRPVPFSVMEKAGAVGFVLVIMLFFIGLSNDIGRISDGTLGEVSR, encoded by the coding sequence ATGATCCCGATCCTGCTCGCCTTCCTCGGCTTCTGTGCGCTGATCGTGCTGCACGAGCTGGGTCACTTCACCGCCGCGAAGGCCGTCGGCATGCGCGTCGAGAAGTTCTCGCTGTTCTTCGGCCGCCCGCTCGCGAAGGTCCAGAAGGGCGAGACCGAGTACGCGGTCGGCTGGATCCCGGCGGGCGGCTACGTCCGCATCACGGGCATGAACCCGACGGAGGAGATCCCGGAGGAGATCGCCCACCGCGCGTACTACCGGATGCCGGTGTGGAAGCGGATCGTCGTCATCTCTGCCGGCCCCGCGGTCAACATCGTCGTCGCGTTCCTGATCATCTGGGCGCTGCTGCTCGCCAACGGCCGCGTCACCAACGACTACGTCGTCTCTCCCGAGGGGCTCGGCCCGCCGGCCGCGCAGTACCTCCAGCCCGACGACAGAATCGTCAGCGTCGACGGCGTCAGAGGCGACCCGGCCGCGATCGCGAGACAGGTCGCGACGCACAGATGCGCCGGCGTGCAGGTCGACGGCTGCGAGGCGCAGACGGCCGCGACGGTCGTCGTCGAGCGCGACGGCAGACTGCGGACGTTCGAGATCACGCCGCGCTACGACGGCGCGAGAGGGATCGAGCGCACGCGCCTCGGCTTCAGCTACGGCTACGGCAGCGCGGACGTCAATCCCGCGCAGGCGGCCGATCTCAGCGTCACGAACATGTGGGACGTGACCAGACTGACGGTCACCACCTTCAGCAAGATCTTCCAGGAGAGAGAGCGCGAGCAGCTGAGCGGCGTCGTCGGCACATCCGAGACGCTGCGGCAGGGATTCGAGTTCAGCACCACACGCGCGCTCGGGATCCTCGCGCTGATCTCGCTGTCGCTCGCGATCATCAACCTCTTCCCGTTCCTGCCGCTCGACGGCGGTCACATCTTCTGGGCGGTCGTCGAGAAGGTGCGCGGCGGGCGGCCGGTGCCGTTCTCGGTGATGGAGAAGGCGGGCGCGGTCGGCTTCGTGCTCGTGATCATGCTCTTCTTCATAGGGCTCTCCAACGACATCGGCCGCATCAGCGACGGCACGCTCGGCGAAGTCAGTCGCTGA
- the uppS gene encoding polyprenyl diphosphate synthase encodes MSDDGQARRARHVAIITDGNGRWAAQRGLDVTEGHRAGAENVKARLRDAVELGIEQLAIYAFSTENWVRSPDEVAGLMELFREYIARETPELHEEGVRMRFIGRRSDPVPPDIVEQMEWAEQLTADNTQITFFIPFNYGGRAEIVDAARSFTGTTEEEFRAHLYAPDLHDPELVIRTSGEQRLSNYLVWQTAYSELVFRDELWPDFDRAAFEQTLEQFAARERRFGGRTS; translated from the coding sequence GGGCGGCGCAGCGCGGCCTCGACGTGACCGAGGGCCATCGCGCCGGCGCGGAGAACGTCAAGGCGCGGCTGCGCGACGCGGTCGAGCTGGGCATCGAGCAGCTGGCGATCTACGCGTTCTCGACCGAGAACTGGGTCCGTTCGCCCGACGAGGTCGCCGGGCTGATGGAGCTGTTCCGCGAGTACATCGCGCGCGAGACGCCCGAGCTGCACGAGGAGGGCGTGCGGATGCGCTTCATCGGCCGGCGCAGCGACCCGGTCCCGCCTGACATCGTCGAGCAGATGGAGTGGGCCGAGCAGCTGACGGCGGACAACACGCAGATCACGTTCTTCATCCCGTTCAACTACGGCGGCCGGGCGGAGATCGTCGACGCCGCGCGCTCCTTCACCGGGACGACCGAGGAGGAGTTCCGCGCGCACCTCTACGCGCCCGACCTGCACGATCCCGAGCTGGTGATTCGCACGAGCGGCGAGCAGCGGCTGTCGAACTACCTCGTCTGGCAGACGGCGTACTCCGAGCTGGTCTTCCGCGACGAGCTGTGGCCGGACTTCGACCGCGCGGCGTTCGAGCAGACGCTCGAGCAGTTCGCCGCGCGCGAACGGCGCTTCGGGGGACGGACGTCGTGA
- a CDS encoding NHL repeat-containing protein: MIQTIRRGWMPVRAATRRPHRRRAAAAAAVATAFSVALCGTAAADVRPPTVSSFEAGKRYETLATGPGAAVWAFEQETADERLSIARYADSGRLSEVAAGRRLSTVRAGLRPMAGGGMAGVVAMDRRNPWSADYIALARTDAMGSSLKLTSLPEAARGAFGFALEADGTVWFARACKDAIYRRLPSGKLTRFQLRGVGCSESAEGNSGMIVGPDGAAWLVNLAQKRAARVDANGRVREWRVAVPEEMNLWGRSTQLAADPRGGLAFADAAQPGEPQISGRVTATGKVRLSETAGTPAFGSDGTLWETTTRGLRRTAPDGRTTDITVPGAPDVFAVALARDGAPWFLGGTLWSGPSLPSEYLSLVAGGVPPGTESEVPAAAIAAIPAHSSQGNGIALGGDGAIWTSLWNTAGDQGRMVTRIVPSEIAAARKPVGSVRRVLARTGRTVVLQLACDAERGRFCLGKVRLVGATSPTPYVVEGQSAAAVRMTLGPRAARTLRRGRAVRTTAIVRSEGAGETRRALTLRR, from the coding sequence ATGATTCAGACGATCCGGCGTGGCTGGATGCCCGTGCGTGCTGCGACGCGACGTCCGCACCGGCGGCGAGCAGCGGCGGCCGCCGCCGTCGCCACCGCCTTCTCCGTCGCGCTGTGCGGGACGGCAGCGGCGGACGTCAGGCCTCCCACAGTGTCGAGCTTCGAGGCCGGCAAGCGGTACGAGACTCTCGCTACCGGACCCGGTGCGGCGGTCTGGGCGTTCGAACAAGAGACGGCCGACGAGCGGCTGTCCATCGCTCGCTACGCGGATTCGGGCCGGCTCTCGGAGGTTGCGGCGGGACGTAGACTCAGCACGGTTCGTGCCGGCTTGCGGCCGATGGCCGGCGGTGGGATGGCCGGGGTCGTGGCGATGGATCGCCGCAACCCGTGGAGTGCCGACTACATCGCGCTCGCGCGTACGGACGCGATGGGCTCGTCGCTGAAGCTGACGTCGCTTCCCGAGGCGGCGCGCGGCGCGTTCGGCTTCGCGCTCGAAGCAGACGGCACCGTGTGGTTCGCGCGTGCATGCAAGGACGCGATCTACCGGCGACTGCCGAGCGGCAAGCTGACGCGCTTCCAGTTGCGCGGGGTCGGCTGCAGCGAGAGCGCCGAGGGCAACTCCGGAATGATCGTGGGACCCGACGGAGCGGCCTGGCTGGTCAACCTCGCGCAGAAGCGGGCCGCGCGCGTCGACGCCAACGGGCGCGTGCGAGAGTGGCGGGTAGCTGTGCCCGAGGAAATGAACCTGTGGGGACGGTCCACGCAGCTCGCCGCCGACCCGCGTGGGGGACTGGCGTTCGCGGATGCCGCGCAACCGGGAGAGCCGCAGATCTCCGGGCGGGTCACAGCGACGGGGAAGGTGCGTCTCTCCGAGACCGCGGGAACGCCTGCCTTCGGATCGGATGGGACGCTGTGGGAGACCACGACGAGAGGGCTGCGCCGCACCGCGCCTGACGGTCGCACGACGGACATCACCGTGCCCGGCGCGCCGGACGTGTTCGCCGTCGCGCTCGCGCGCGACGGTGCTCCTTGGTTCCTCGGCGGTACGCTCTGGTCGGGTCCGAGCCTTCCGAGCGAGTACCTCTCGCTCGTCGCCGGCGGCGTCCCGCCCGGCACCGAGAGCGAGGTGCCCGCGGCTGCCATCGCCGCGATCCCGGCACACAGCTCGCAGGGCAACGGAATCGCCCTCGGAGGGGACGGTGCCATCTGGACATCCCTGTGGAACACCGCAGGTGACCAAGGCCGCATGGTCACACGCATCGTCCCGTCGGAGATCGCAGCGGCCCGGAAGCCGGTCGGGTCGGTCCGGCGGGTCCTCGCGCGGACGGGCCGTACGGTAGTGCTCCAGCTCGCGTGCGACGCCGAACGCGGACGTTTCTGTCTCGGCAAGGTCCGCCTCGTCGGTGCGACCTCGCCGACGCCGTACGTCGTCGAGGGGCAGAGCGCTGCGGCGGTGCGGATGACGCTCGGTCCGCGCGCGGCGAGAACGCTGCGGCGCGGGAGAGCGGTCCGCACGACGGCGATCGTGCGCAGCGAAGGGGCCGGCGAGACGCGGAGGGCGTTGACGCTGCGGCGCTAG
- the dxr gene encoding 1-deoxy-D-xylulose-5-phosphate reductoisomerase translates to MPRRLLILGSTGSIGTQALDIVARSEDLELVGLSAQTSWETLVRQARDFGVDRIGLADPDAGARAGEAWTDGEVLSGPEGLVRLVVESEADLVLNALVGSAGLGPTVATLGEGIDLALANKESLVVGGELVNQLAEATGAQIVPVDSEHSAIHQLLAGEDRGTVDKIVLTASGGPFRGRTADELRDVTVEQALAHPTWAMGGKITIDSATLMNKGLELIEAHHLFGTPYSQLDVVVHPQSIVHSAVQLCDGSTLAHLGYPDMRVPISYGLHYPERAEVPLRALDLAAVGSLTFEPVDTDTFACLRLAREVGEAGGTAPCVLNAANEIAVHAFLAGRLRFLEIAEVIQHALDTVPTGQIHAFETLYRADRAARDAARELVEERAAA, encoded by the coding sequence ATGCCCCGCCGCCTGCTCATCCTCGGCTCGACCGGGTCGATCGGAACGCAGGCGCTCGACATCGTCGCGCGCTCCGAAGACCTCGAACTCGTCGGCCTCTCCGCCCAGACCTCGTGGGAGACGCTGGTGCGGCAGGCGCGCGACTTCGGCGTCGACCGGATCGGGCTCGCGGACCCTGACGCGGGCGCGCGGGCGGGCGAGGCGTGGACCGACGGGGAGGTGCTGAGCGGGCCCGAAGGGCTCGTGCGGCTCGTCGTCGAGTCCGAGGCCGACCTCGTCCTCAACGCGCTCGTCGGCTCCGCCGGCCTCGGGCCGACCGTCGCGACGCTCGGCGAGGGGATCGACCTCGCGCTCGCGAACAAGGAGTCGCTCGTCGTCGGCGGCGAGCTGGTCAACCAGCTCGCAGAGGCGACCGGCGCACAGATCGTCCCGGTCGACTCCGAGCACTCCGCGATCCACCAGCTGCTCGCCGGTGAGGACCGCGGGACCGTCGACAAGATCGTCCTGACGGCGTCCGGCGGCCCGTTCCGCGGCAGAACCGCCGATGAGCTGCGCGACGTGACCGTCGAGCAGGCGCTCGCGCATCCGACGTGGGCGATGGGCGGCAAGATCACGATCGACTCCGCGACGCTGATGAACAAGGGCCTGGAGCTGATCGAGGCCCACCACCTGTTCGGCACGCCGTACAGCCAGCTCGACGTCGTCGTCCACCCCCAGTCGATCGTCCACTCCGCCGTCCAGCTGTGCGACGGCTCGACGCTCGCGCACCTCGGCTACCCCGACATGCGCGTGCCGATCTCCTACGGGCTCCACTATCCGGAGCGCGCCGAGGTGCCGCTCAGAGCGCTCGACCTCGCCGCCGTCGGCTCGCTCACGTTCGAGCCGGTCGACACCGACACGTTCGCCTGCCTGCGGCTCGCGCGCGAGGTCGGCGAGGCCGGCGGCACCGCGCCGTGCGTGCTGAACGCGGCGAACGAGATCGCCGTCCACGCGTTCCTCGCCGGCAGGCTGCGCTTCCTCGAGATCGCCGAGGTGATCCAGCACGCGCTGGACACGGTCCCGACCGGGCAGATCCACGCGTTCGAGACGCTCTACCGCGCCGACCGCGCGGCGCGCGACGCGGCGCGCGAGCTGGTCGAGGAGCGGGCCGCGGCATGA
- a CDS encoding phosphatidate cytidylyltransferase, translating to MSGDAPGGELFDRDGEDDNGAARSRARREQAAGGRRGGGSGRRSRRRGGRVRRGGGDDGDGARTQRAPRAPRGPGSDLGGRVMVAVPAAIAVIVVNGIGGPVWAGALLAVGILAMHELYAMLRPVQPVAVAGFIALAGMLAAALYGTQFHILLAAVSIVPVLFVLTALGPERPHATLSMATTILGIYWIGFALAHAVLLRELPHGNAIVIDVLVGTFIGDTGAYFGGRMFGRRKLAPRISPNKTVEGLVIGMLAAVAAVFLAGLYQDWLSSTEALLLGVGVAIAAPIGDLFESFVKRDVGTKDTGRAFGAHGGALDRIDAALFAAVVGYYIWYALA from the coding sequence GTGAGCGGCGACGCCCCCGGCGGCGAGCTGTTCGACCGCGACGGCGAGGACGACAACGGCGCCGCGCGCTCGCGTGCGCGCCGCGAGCAGGCGGCCGGCGGCCGCAGGGGTGGCGGCAGCGGCCGTCGCAGCCGCAGACGCGGCGGTCGCGTACGGCGCGGCGGAGGCGACGACGGCGACGGGGCGCGCACCCAGCGCGCGCCGCGCGCACCGCGCGGCCCGGGCTCCGACCTCGGCGGTCGCGTGATGGTCGCGGTCCCGGCGGCGATCGCCGTGATCGTCGTCAACGGGATCGGCGGGCCCGTCTGGGCCGGCGCCCTGCTGGCCGTCGGGATACTGGCGATGCACGAGCTGTACGCGATGCTGAGACCGGTCCAGCCGGTCGCCGTCGCCGGCTTCATAGCGCTCGCGGGGATGCTCGCCGCGGCGCTCTACGGGACGCAGTTCCACATCCTGCTCGCGGCCGTCTCGATCGTGCCGGTGCTGTTCGTGCTGACGGCGCTCGGGCCCGAGCGCCCGCATGCGACGCTGTCGATGGCGACGACGATCCTCGGCATCTACTGGATCGGCTTCGCGCTCGCGCACGCCGTCCTGCTGCGCGAGCTGCCGCACGGCAACGCGATCGTGATCGACGTGCTCGTCGGCACCTTCATCGGCGACACGGGCGCCTACTTCGGCGGGCGGATGTTCGGCAGACGCAAGCTCGCGCCGCGGATCTCGCCGAACAAGACCGTCGAGGGGCTCGTGATCGGCATGCTCGCCGCAGTCGCCGCGGTCTTCCTCGCCGGCCTCTACCAGGACTGGCTGTCGAGCACCGAGGCGCTGCTGCTCGGCGTCGGCGTCGCGATCGCCGCGCCGATCGGCGACCTGTTCGAGTCGTTCGTCAAGCGCGACGTCGGCACGAAGGACACCGGCCGCGCGTTCGGCGCCCACGGCGGCGCGCTCGACCGCATCGACGCGGCCCTCTTCGCCGCCGTCGTCGGCTATTACATCTGGTACGCGCTGGCGTAG